The Arachis hypogaea cultivar Tifrunner chromosome 14, arahy.Tifrunner.gnm2.J5K5, whole genome shotgun sequence genome has a segment encoding these proteins:
- the LOC112741625 gene encoding uncharacterized protein — MAVHSESGSQEKKSGNGLNELLTFNAENMQNNMKIIYYSRTFLSIIGGVVAGILGFTGLKGFVFYLLLMAVTSVGLVAKAKFSIQTYFDSWNRVLLDGFLGGLMSFVLFWTFAYDIVHIF; from the exons ATGGCTGTACACTCCGAGTCAGGTTCGCAGGAGAAGAAATCAGGCAATGGATTGAATGAGTTACTGACCTTTAATGCTGAGAACATGCAGAACAACATGAAGATTATCTATTACAG TCGGACATTTTTGTCTATAATTGGCGGAGTTGTTGCTGGAATTTTAGGATTTACAGGCTTGAAAGGATTTGTCTTTTACTTACTTCTCATGGCAGTTACTTCAGTTGGGCTTGTAGCCAAAGCAAAATTTTCAATCCAGACTTACTTCGACTCTTGGAACCGAGTGCTGCTTGATGGCTTTCTTGGTGGTCTAATG TCGTTCGTGCTGTTTTGGAC ATTTGCATATGACATTGTTCATATATTCTGA
- the LOC112741626 gene encoding nuclear poly(A) polymerase 3, whose translation MEFEAHAPSSPPPSPPPSYSYSLSGVVLDPPIHPPPPTLPPPPPPPFLRIDPSSGVLVPPPQPFPFNLSLIFSMDHQRSMSLLQFMADEGLVPSVEEGERRKNAIQKLKQIVSTWIKQVAVQRRLPKHQIAATSATVLTYGSYGLGVHSADSDIDALCVAPYFATLSEDFFVVLHDMLKSRPEVSELYCVKSAKVPLMRFKFDGISIDLPYACLKVLYVPESVDILHPFFLRNIDDTSWKSLSGVRANKRILQLVPNVENFQAMVRCLKLWAKRRGVYGTLHGYLGGVHLAILAAYVCQRHPDASINALIMNFFRTFAFWSWPSPVTLQEGMFLKQLESMEMRSFMPILLPSSPYEFCHSNITKSTFYRIRTEFVRGYNMTRDLLKPGFTWDNIFELFPYSRRYSKFVKIYLSTTNQCELGDWVGWVKSRFRSLLIILEGIQGFCDPNPTEYTDPDKSEPNMVFYWGLQSGRNNYLDIELVEGEFMKVIRNGCEGTPGRLELHLLSPSQLPKNAQFDDRSIIINNKGRKACWKMVGCDKKRSQVYPQHHIQHCLVGHVSSNGEGECLSSSG comes from the exons ATGGAATTTGAAGCACACgctccttcttctcctcctccttctcctcctccttcttattCTTATTCATTAAGCGGCGTCGTTTTGGACCCTCCTATTCATCCTCCACCCCCGACGCTGCCGCCGCCACCTCCACCGCCGTTTCTGCGTATTGATCCTTCTTCGGGGGTGCTTGTTCCACCCCCGCAACCTTTCCCTTTCAACCTTTCTCTCATCTTCTCAATGGATCACCAGAGGTCTATGTCCCTTCTTCAG TTTATGGCTGATGAAGGACTTGTTCCTTCTGTggaagagggagagagaaggaagaatgcTATTCAGAAGCTCAAACAG ATTGTGTCAACATGGATCAAGCAGGTTGCTGTACAACGGCGATTACCAAAGCATCAGATTGCAGCTACATCTGCCACGGTATTGACATATGGATCTTATGGCCTAGGA GTTCACAGTGCTGACTCTGACATTGATGCTTTGTGTGTTGCTCCTTATTTTGCAACCCTTTCG GAAGACTTCTTTGTTGTTTTGCACGACATGCTTAAAAGTAGGCCAGAAGTGTCGGAGCTTTACTGTGTCAAGAGTGCAAAAGTCCCTCTGATGCGATTCAAATTCGATGGAATTTCCATTGATCTTCCATATGCTTGCTTGAAAGTACTATACGTTCCTGAG AGTGTTGACATACTACACCCATTCTTCTTGAGGAATATTGATGACACCAGCTGGAAAAGCTTGTCTGGTGTACGAGCAAATAAACGTATTCTTCAGCTAGTACCAAATGTTGAG AATTTTCAAGCTATGGTACGGTGTCTTAAATTATGGGCAAAAAGGCGAGGAGTTTATGGCACA TTACATGGTTACTTGGGAGGAGTCCATTTGGCAATTCTTGCAGCTTATGTTTGTCAACGGCATCCTGATGCCTCCATAAATGCTTTGATTATGAACTTTTTCCGAACATTTGCCTTTTGGTCCTGGCCTTCGCCAGTGACGCTGCAGGAAGGAATGTTCCTAAAACAACTAGAGAGCATGGAAATGCGATCTTTCATGCCTATTTTGCTGCCATCTAGCCCTTATGAATTTTGCCATTCAAATATAACCAAAAGCACTTTCTACCGGATCAGGACAGAGTTTGTACGTGGATACAATATGACAAGG GATCTTTTGAAGCCAGGTTTCACGTGGGACAATATATTTGAGCTTTTTCCATACTCAAGAAGGTACTCCAAATTTGTCAAGATTTACCTATCTACTACCAATCAATGTGAGCTTGGCGACTGGGTTGGTTGGGTCAAGTCACGCTTCCGCAGTCTTCTCATCATT CTTGAGGGGATCCAGGGTTTTTGTGATCCTAACCCTACGGAGTACACTGACCCTGACAAAAGCGAGCCAAACATGGTTTTCTACTGGGGCTTGCAATCCGGAAGGAACAACTACCTGGACATAGAGTTGGTGGAGGGAGAGTTCATGAAGGTCATCAGAAACGGCTGCGAGGGAACTCCCGGTAGGTTGGAGTTGCACCTCCTATCGCCTTCGCAGCTCCCCAAGAATGCCCAGTTTGATGATAGAAGtataattattaataacaaaGGTAGAAAAGCATGCTGGAAAATGGTTGGTTGTGACAAGAAAAGGAGCCAAGTTTATCCACAGCATCATATTCAACATTGCCTTGTTGGTCATGTCTCATCTAATGGGGAGGGTGAATGCTTAAGTTCTAGTGGCTAG